One window of Polyangiaceae bacterium genomic DNA carries:
- a CDS encoding LysR family transcriptional regulator, whose protein sequence is MLINLELLRSFTTVASAPTFASAAKQRNVTASAISQQIRTLESQLGLELFERVGRNARLTPAGERLAAALAPELANIEDALEAAVAEQTNVSGSVRIGSPRPFGELWLRPRCIGLLKAHPALRLEISFGTPSELEERLLSRDLDLAILVRPAESPLIETSLIFTETFQAFASPLYLKQRGEPRTAGDFASHAWIAFDADLPMHASWWRWRFGARSKPQGDIACLVASLGEMRAFAEAGVGVAVLPEYFVAEAVEGARLESVAHKPGGAKNPIYLAWRKRAVPTARFLTAKNALLAPR, encoded by the coding sequence ATGCTAATCAATCTGGAGTTGCTGCGGAGCTTCACCACCGTCGCCAGCGCGCCGACGTTCGCGAGCGCAGCAAAGCAGCGAAACGTGACGGCGTCGGCGATCTCACAGCAGATCCGTACGCTCGAGTCGCAGCTCGGGTTGGAGCTCTTCGAGCGCGTCGGACGCAACGCGCGGTTGACTCCCGCCGGCGAGCGCCTGGCAGCAGCGCTCGCGCCAGAACTCGCGAACATCGAGGATGCGCTGGAAGCAGCGGTTGCCGAACAGACGAACGTCAGCGGCAGCGTTCGCATCGGGTCACCGCGCCCCTTCGGGGAACTCTGGCTGCGCCCACGCTGCATCGGTCTGCTCAAGGCGCACCCCGCCCTGCGCCTCGAGATCAGTTTTGGTACTCCCAGCGAGCTCGAGGAGCGGCTGCTCTCCCGCGATCTCGATCTCGCGATTCTGGTCCGCCCCGCAGAGTCGCCATTGATCGAGACGTCACTGATCTTCACAGAGACGTTCCAGGCGTTCGCCAGCCCGCTCTACTTGAAGCAGCGCGGCGAGCCACGGACCGCGGGGGACTTCGCCTCACATGCCTGGATCGCGTTCGACGCCGACCTACCGATGCACGCGAGTTGGTGGCGCTGGCGCTTTGGCGCCCGCAGCAAGCCTCAGGGAGACATCGCTTGCCTCGTCGCCAGCCTGGGGGAGATGCGCGCGTTCGCTGAAGCGGGCGTTGGGGTCGCCGTGCTCCCGGAGTACTTCGTCGCCGAGGCGGTCGAGGGCGCGCGACTCGAATCAGTCGCGCACAAGCCTGGGGGCGCGAAAAACCCGATCTACCTGGCCTGGCGCAAGCGCGCAGTACCCACTGCTCGCTTCCTCACGGCAAAGAACGCGCTGCTCGCGCCGCGCTAG
- a CDS encoding type 1 glutamine amidotransferase domain-containing protein, translating to MTTRILMVLTSHAQLAETGKPTGFWLEELAAPYMAFADAGVEITLASPAGGKPPVDPGSATSKAESVARFLGDQVAMGKLEKTLKLSEVDPSYDAVFVVGGHGVMWDLAQNASLAKLLASTADAGNVVAAVCHGPAALVPVTLGSGRSIVDGKRVTGFSNEEEDAVGLTDVVPFALESKLVELGGKYERKGKWESFAVRDGLLVTGQNPASSEAVAKAVLGVLKER from the coding sequence ATGACCACACGTATCTTGATGGTTCTCACCAGTCACGCACAGCTCGCTGAAACCGGGAAGCCCACGGGTTTCTGGCTCGAGGAGTTGGCCGCGCCGTATATGGCATTCGCTGATGCCGGCGTCGAGATCACACTCGCGTCGCCCGCCGGGGGTAAGCCGCCCGTCGACCCCGGCAGCGCGACTTCGAAGGCAGAGAGCGTCGCACGCTTCCTCGGGGATCAGGTCGCGATGGGCAAGCTCGAGAAGACGCTAAAGCTCTCCGAGGTCGACCCGAGCTACGACGCGGTGTTCGTCGTAGGTGGTCACGGCGTGATGTGGGACCTGGCGCAGAACGCGTCGTTGGCAAAGCTCCTCGCGAGCACCGCGGACGCCGGCAACGTGGTCGCCGCCGTGTGTCACGGTCCCGCAGCATTGGTGCCGGTGACCTTGGGCAGCGGACGATCGATCGTCGACGGAAAGCGTGTCACCGGCTTCTCGAACGAGGAAGAGGACGCCGTCGGTCTCACGGACGTGGTCCCATTCGCCCTCGAGTCGAAGCTCGTCGAGCTAGGCGGCAAGTACGAGCGCAAGGGCAAGTGGGAGTCGTTCGCGGTGCGCGACGGCCTACTAGTCACGGGGCAAAACCCAGCTTCGTCCGAGGCGGTTGCGAAGGCGGTGCTCGGCGTCTTGAAGGAGCGTTGA
- a CDS encoding wax ester/triacylglycerol synthase family O-acyltransferase, which produces MSQDRTDKAHPTQIPRFRRLSAMDSAFLAIEDPSNLTHVGATAVFQGGSLLSSAGRVDQGRYLALMDRALDQLPSWRFKPARVPVVGHRVLVPDAEFGLERHVRFVHLQGAGLEAVNALAAEFYSRMLQRDRPLWEQLVIDGLQDGHFAIVSKVHHAMVDGVAGVGALAMMLSAEPSTNSCAEISTIPARAPTGAELLRQEVAFRLAQPKRAWRLIREASGSPRQLLAGVGSAVRSTLEAARGSLAPSPKCVLTQAPVGPHRGYQGLAFDLERVRRVRRAAGCKLNDVVLATVAGGLDKYFRAKAGQGFEPPEHLRVMVPVSLHAPGADDTMGNQVSLMIMPLPLEATGPRERLERLVETTRATKASGSSGAFAIGQALAEWTFAPLIPIAVQAAISLTPYHLIVTNVPGPNFPLYLLDSKLTDLFPMVPLYGNQSLAIALVSYDGGLYFGLCSDADRVRDLSRIADYLDEAFEELCAEYLGGEESAGLAQRGA; this is translated from the coding sequence ATGAGCCAGGATCGAACGGATAAGGCCCATCCCACGCAAATTCCGCGTTTTCGTCGCTTGAGTGCGATGGACTCCGCGTTTCTTGCGATCGAGGACCCCAGCAACCTGACTCATGTCGGCGCGACCGCGGTGTTCCAGGGGGGCAGCCTGCTGAGTAGCGCCGGGCGCGTGGATCAGGGGCGCTACCTGGCGTTGATGGATCGGGCGCTCGACCAGCTTCCGTCGTGGCGCTTCAAGCCGGCTCGCGTGCCTGTGGTTGGCCATCGCGTGTTGGTGCCCGACGCCGAGTTCGGGCTGGAGCGCCACGTGCGCTTCGTTCATCTCCAGGGCGCTGGGCTCGAGGCGGTGAACGCGCTCGCCGCGGAGTTCTACTCGCGAATGCTGCAGCGGGACCGTCCGCTGTGGGAGCAACTCGTGATCGACGGGCTGCAGGATGGGCACTTCGCCATTGTCAGCAAGGTGCATCATGCCATGGTCGACGGAGTGGCCGGTGTCGGCGCACTCGCGATGATGCTGAGCGCTGAGCCCAGCACAAATAGCTGTGCGGAAATATCGACCATTCCGGCGAGAGCGCCCACCGGCGCTGAGTTGCTGCGCCAGGAAGTGGCGTTTCGGCTCGCGCAGCCAAAGCGCGCCTGGCGCCTGATTCGCGAAGCGTCGGGTTCGCCGCGTCAGCTCCTCGCCGGCGTGGGTTCGGCCGTCAGGAGCACTCTGGAAGCTGCCCGTGGCTCGCTCGCGCCCTCGCCCAAGTGCGTGCTCACGCAAGCGCCCGTCGGGCCGCATCGGGGCTACCAGGGTTTGGCGTTCGACCTCGAGCGCGTGCGTCGGGTGCGCCGCGCGGCCGGCTGCAAGCTCAATGACGTGGTCCTGGCGACGGTTGCTGGTGGCCTCGACAAATATTTCCGCGCGAAAGCGGGTCAAGGCTTCGAGCCGCCAGAACACCTGAGGGTGATGGTGCCCGTCAGCTTGCACGCTCCAGGCGCCGACGACACCATGGGCAATCAGGTATCGTTGATGATCATGCCGTTGCCCCTCGAAGCGACCGGGCCTCGCGAGCGCCTGGAGCGACTGGTTGAGACGACGCGGGCGACCAAGGCGAGCGGTTCGAGCGGCGCATTCGCGATCGGGCAGGCGCTCGCGGAGTGGACGTTTGCTCCGCTCATCCCGATCGCGGTGCAGGCGGCTATCTCGCTCACGCCTTATCACCTGATCGTGACCAACGTTCCCGGGCCGAACTTCCCGCTGTACCTGCTGGACTCGAAGCTGACCGATCTGTTTCCCATGGTGCCCCTCTACGGAAACCAGTCATTGGCGATCGCGCTGGTGAGCTACGACGGTGGGCTTTACTTTGGGTTGTGTAGCGACGCCGACCGCGTTCGAGATCTGTCGCGCATTGCCGACTACTTGGACGAGGCATTCGAAGAGCTGTGCGCGGAGTACCTCGGTGGGGAGGAGAGCGCCGGGTTGGCGCAGCGCGGCGCGTAG
- a CDS encoding VOC family protein: MAVTFDHVHIYSAEPELALKFWRGAMGAEPVGDLGRVKLLILGGQFLAISAFPEGNEPARAGEVGDGAFKQGLGVAHVGINVDDIAALLPKLEHHGAVIHTEGREGGELRGEGALRFLYFTAPDGVIVELTQYVLPRHLVPAARALNGFNRAVHVARRSIGRALVRAAG, from the coding sequence ATGGCTGTCACTTTCGACCACGTTCACATCTACTCTGCGGAGCCTGAGTTAGCCTTGAAGTTCTGGCGCGGGGCCATGGGCGCGGAGCCGGTGGGTGATCTAGGACGGGTGAAGCTCTTGATACTTGGCGGGCAGTTCTTGGCTATTAGCGCGTTTCCCGAAGGTAATGAACCGGCGCGCGCGGGCGAGGTCGGGGACGGCGCGTTCAAGCAGGGGCTGGGAGTGGCCCACGTCGGGATCAACGTGGATGACATCGCCGCGTTGCTACCGAAGCTCGAGCACCACGGCGCCGTGATCCACACCGAAGGTCGTGAGGGCGGAGAGCTGCGGGGGGAGGGGGCGCTGCGCTTCCTGTATTTCACCGCGCCGGACGGCGTGATCGTGGAGCTGACCCAGTACGTCCTACCACGGCACCTGGTTCCCGCGGCGCGGGCTCTGAACGGCTTCAACCGCGCAGTTCACGTCGCACGGCGGAGCATTGGGCGGGCCCTGGTGCGCGCGGCGGGCTAG
- a CDS encoding cupin domain-containing protein: MSAETGKKQRLAEKFASFSEHWRPKVLARLNGQELRAVKTQGVFPWHRHEDSEEMFMVWKGKFRVEFRGHVEELGPGEFIVVPRGVEHRTASDEEAEVLIFERAEVINTGDAEESEFTAPQGMEV, translated from the coding sequence ATGAGCGCCGAGACTGGCAAGAAGCAGCGTCTAGCGGAGAAATTTGCGTCCTTCAGCGAGCACTGGCGGCCCAAAGTGCTGGCGCGACTCAACGGGCAAGAGCTACGAGCCGTCAAGACCCAAGGTGTGTTCCCCTGGCATCGCCATGAAGACTCCGAGGAGATGTTCATGGTCTGGAAAGGAAAATTCCGGGTGGAATTTAGGGGCCATGTTGAAGAGCTGGGCCCGGGCGAGTTCATCGTGGTGCCCCGAGGCGTGGAGCATCGCACCGCTTCTGATGAGGAGGCCGAGGTGCTGATCTTCGAGCGCGCGGAAGTGATCAACACTGGAGACGCTGAAGAGAGCGAGTTCACGGCGCCCCAGGGGATGGAGGTGTGA